One segment of Penaeus vannamei isolate JL-2024 chromosome 3, ASM4276789v1, whole genome shotgun sequence DNA contains the following:
- the LOC113826138 gene encoding mucin-22-like: MLHLDVTPVAVPGSDVTPVAVPGSDITLTTVPCNDVTLVTAPGNEATSVGTPGSVITLVTVPYTVVTLVAAPGNEITPVAVPGSDVTPVAVPGSDVTPVAVPGCDVTPVAVPGSDITLTTVPCNDVTLVTAPGNDGTSVGTPGSVITLVTVPYTVVTLVAAPGNEITPVAVPGSDVTPVAVPGSDITLTTVPCNDVTLVTAPGNEATSVGTPGSVITLVTVPYTVVTLVAAPGNEITPVAVPGSDVTPVAVPGSDITLTTVPCNDVTLVTASGNEATPVGTPGSVITLVTVPYTVVTLVAAPGNEITPVAVPGSDVTPVAVPGSDVTPVAVPGSDITLTTVPCNDVTLVTAPGNEATSVAAPGNEITPVAVPGSDVTPVAVPGKSVTPVAVPGKSVTPVAVPGSDITLTTVPCNDVTLVTAPGNDGTSVGTPGSVITLVTVPYTVVTLVAAPGNEITPVAIPGSDVTPVAVPGKSVTPVAVPGSDITLTTVPCNDVTLVTAPGNEATSVGTPGSVITLVTVPYTVVTLVAAPGNEITPVAIPGSDVTPVAVPGSDITLTTVPCNDVTLVTAPGNEATSVGTPGSVITLVTVPYTVVTLVPAPGNEITPVAVPGSDVTPVAVPGSDITLTTVPCNDVTLVTAPGNEATSVGTPGSVITLVTVPYTVVTLVAAPGNEITPVAVPDSDVTPVAVPGSDITLTTVPCNDVTLVTAPGNDGTSVGTPGSVITLVTVPYTVVTLVAAPGNEITPVAVPGSDVIPVTVPDSDVTLVAVPGSDVTPVKVPGSDITLTTVPCNDVTLVTASGNEATSVGTPGSVITLVTVPYTVVTLVAAPGNEITPVAVPGSDVTPVAVPDSDVTPVAVPGSDVTPVAVPGSDVTPVAVPGSDITLTTVPCNDVTLVTAPGNEATSVGTPGSVITLVTVPYTVVTLVAAPGNEITPVVVPGSDVTPVAVPGSDVTPVAVPGSDITLTTVPCNDVTLVTAPGNEATSVGTPGSVITLVTVPYNVVTLVSAPGNEITPVAVPGSDVTPVAVPGSDVTPVAVPGSDVTPVAVPGSDVTPVAVPGKAVTLVAVPGSDVTPVKVPGSDITLTTVPCNDVTLVTASGNDGTSVGTPGSVITLVTVPYTVVTLVAAPGNEITPVAVPGSDVTPVAVPGSSDVTLVAVPGSDVTPVAVPAKDVTPVAVPGSDVTPVAVPGSSDVTPVAVPGSDVTPVAVPDSDVTLVAVPGSDVTPVAVPGSDVTLVAVPGSSDVTPVAVPGSDVTPVAVPGSDVTPVKVPGSDITLTTVPCNDVTLVTASGNEATSVGTPGSVITLVTVPYTVVTLVAAPGNEIAPVVVPGSDVIPVAVPGSDVTPVAVPGSSDVTPVAVPGSDVTPVAVPDSDVTLVAVPGSDVTPVAVPGSDVTPVAVPGSSDVTPVAVPGSDVTPVAVPGIGVIPVAVPGSDVTPVAVPGSDVTPVAVPGSDVTPVVVPGSDVIPVAVPGSDVTPVKVPGSDITLTTVPCNDVTLVTASGNEATSVGTPGSVITLVTVPYTVVTLVAAPGNEITPVAVPGSDVTPVAVPGSDVTPVAVPGSDITLTTVPCNDVTLVTAPGNEATPVGTPGSVITLVTVPYTVVTLVAAPGNDITPVAVPGSDVTPVAVPGKSVTPVAVPGSDVTPVKVPGSDITLTTVPCNDVTLVTASGNEATSVGTPGSVITLVTVPYTVVTLVAAPGNEITPVVVPGSDVTPEAVPGSDVTPVAVPGSDITPVAVPGSDITPVVVPGKDVTPVVVPGSDVTPVAVPGNDVIPVAVPGSDVTPVAVPGSDVIPVAVPGSDVTPVAVPGSDVIPVAVPGSDITLTTVPCNDVTLVTAPGNEATSVGTPGSVITLVTVPYTVVTLVAAPGNEITPVAVPGSDVTPVAVPGSDITLTTVPCNDVTLVTAPGNEATPVGTPGSVITLVTVPYTVVTLVAAPGNDITPVAVPGSDVTPVAVPGKSVTPVAVPGSDVTPVKVPGSDITLTTVPCNDVTLVTASGNEATSVGTPGSVITLVTVPYTVVTLVAAPGNEITPVAVPGSDVTPVAVPGSDITLTTVPCNDVTLVTAPGNEATPVGTPGSVITLVTVPYTVVTLVAAPGNEITPVAVPGSDVTPVAVPGSDITLTTVPCNDVTLVTAPGNEATSVGTPGSVITLVTVPYTVVTLVAAPGNEITPVAVPGSDVTPVAVPGSDITLTTVPCNDVTLVTASGNEAIPVGTPGSVITLVTVPYTVVTLVAAPGNEIKPVAVPDSDVTPVAVPGSDVTPVAVPGSDVTPVAVPGSDVTPVKVPGSDITLTTVSCNDVTLVTAPGNDGTSVGTPGSVITLVTVPYTVVTLVAAPGNETTPVAVPGSDVTPVAVPGSDVTPVAVPGSDITLTTVPCNDVTLVTAPGNEATSVGTPGSVITLVTVPYTVVTLVAAPGNEITPVAVPVSDVTPVAVPGKNVTPVKVPGSDITLTTVPCNDVTLVTAPGNEGTSVGTPGSVITLVTVPYTVVTLVAAPGNEITPVAVPGSDVTPVAVPGSDVTPVAVPDSDVTPVAVPDKDVIPVKVPGSDITLTTVPCNDVTLVTAPGNEATSVGTPGSVITLVTVPYTVVTLVAAPGNEITPVAVPGSDVTPVAVPGKSSDVTPVAVPGSDVTPVAVPGSDITLTTVPCNDVTLVTAPGNEATPVGTPGSVITLVTVPYTVVTLVAAPGNEIKPVAVPDSDVTPVAVPGSDVTPVAVPGCDVTPVAVPGSDVTPMKVPGSDITLTTVPCNDVTLVTAPGNEATSVGTPGSVITLVTVPYTVVTLVAAPGNETTPVAVPGSDVTPVAVPGSDVTPVAVPGSDITLTTVPCNDVTLVTAPGNEATSVGTPGSVITLVTVPYTVVTLVAAPGNEITPVAVPVSDVTPVAVPGENVTPVKVPGSDITLTTVPCNDVTLVTAPGNEGTSVGTPGSVITLVTVPYTVVTLVAAPGNETTPVAVPGSDVIPVAVPGSDVTPVAVPGKNVTPVKVPGSDITLTTVPCNDVTLVTAPGNEATSVGTPGSVITLVTVPYTVVTLVAAPGNETTPVAVPGSDVTPVKVPGSDITLTTVPCNDVTLVTAPGNDGTSVGTPGSVITLVTVPYTVVTLVAAPGNEITPVAVPGSDVTPVAVPGKSVIPVAIPGSDVTLVVVPGCDVTPVKVPGSDITLTTVPCNDVTLVTAPGNDGTSVGTPGSVITLLHQEMR, from the exons atgttacacct tgatgttacacctgtggctgttccaggcagtgacgttacacctgtggctgttccaggcagtgatataACACTTACGACTGTACCGTGCAATGATGTAACACTTGTGACTGCACCAGGGAATGAAGCAACATCTGTCGGTACACCTGGCAGTGTTATTACACTCGTGACTGTACCATACACTGTTGTAACACTTGTAGCTGCACCAGGGAATGAGataacacctgtggctgttccaggcagtgatgttacacctgtggctgttccaggcagtgatgttacacctgtggctgttccaggctgtgatgttacacctgtggctgttccaggcagtgatataACACTTACGACTGTACCGTGCAATGATGTAACACTTGTGACTGCACCAGGGAATGACGGAACATCTGTCGGTACACCTGGCAGTGTTATAACACTCGTGACTGTACCATACACTGTTGTAACACTTGTAGCTGCACCAGGGAATGAGataacacctgtggctgttccaggcagtgatgttacacctgtggctgttccaggcagtgatataACACTTACGACTGTACCGTGCAATGATGTAACACTTGTGACTGCACCAGGGAATGAAGCAACATCTGTCGGTACACCTGGCAGTGTTATAACACTCGTGACTGTACCATACACTGTTGTAACACTTGTAGCTGCACCAGGGAATGAGataacacctgtggctgttccaggcagtgatgttacacctgtggctgttccaggcagtgatataACACTTACGACTGTACCGTGCAATGATGTAACACTTGTGACTGCATCAGGGAATGAAGCAACACCTGTCGGTACACCAGGAAGTGTTATAACACTCGTGACTGTACCATACACTGTTGTAACACTTGTAGCAGCACCAGGGAATGAGataacacctgtggctgttccaggcagtgatgttacacctgtggctgttccaggcagtgatgttacacctgtggctgttccaggcagtgatataACACTTACAACTGTACCGTGCAATGATGTAACACTTGTAACTGCACCAGGGAATGAAGCAACATCTGTCG CAGCACCAGGGAATGAGataacacctgtggctgttccaggcagtgatgttacacctgtggctgttccagggaaaagtgttacacctgtggctgttccagggaaaagtgttacacctgtggctgttccaggcagtgatataACACTTACAACTGTACCGTGCAATGATGTAACACTTGTGACTGCACCAGGGAATGACGGAACATCTGTCGGTACACCTGGCAGTGTTATAACACTCGTGACTGTACCATACACTGTTGTAACACTTGTAGCAGCACCAGGGAATGAGATAACACCTGTGGCtattccaggcagtgatgttacacctgtggctgttccagggaaaagtgttacacctgtggctgttccaggcagtgatataACACTTACAACTGTACCGTGCAATGATGTAACACTTGTAACTGCACCAGGGAATGAAGCAACATCTGTCGGTACACCTGGCAGTGTTATAACACTCGTGACTGTACCATACACTGTTGTAACACTTGTAGCAGCACCAGGGAATGAGATAACACCTGTGGCtattccaggcagtgatgttacacctgtggctgttccaggcagtgatataACACTTACAACTGTACCGTGCAATGATGTAACACTTGTGACTGCACCAGGGAATGAAGCAACATCTGTCGGTACACCTGGCAGTGTTATAACACTCGTGACTGTACCATACACTGTTGTAACACTTGTACCTGCACCAGGGAATGAGataacacctgtggctgttccaggcagtgatgttacacctgtggctgttccaggcagtgatataACACTTACGACTGTACCGTGCAATGATGTAACACTTGTGACTGCACCAGGGAATGAAGCAACATCTGTCGGTACACCTGGCAGTGTTATAACACTCGTGACTGTACCATACACTGTTGTAACACTTGTAGCAGCACCAGGGAATGAAataacacctgtggctgttccagacagtgatgttacacctgtggctgttccaggcagtgatataACACTTACAACTGTACCGTGCAATGATGTAACACTTGTGACTGCACCAGGGAATGACGGAACATCTGTCGGTACACCTGGCAGTGTTATAACACTCGTGACTGTACCATACACTGTTGTAACACTTGTAGCTGCACCAGGGAATGAGataacacctgtggctgttccaggcagtgatgttataCCTGTGACTGTTCCAGACAGTGATGTTACActtgtggctgttccaggcagtgacgTTACACCTGTGAAGGTACCAGGCAGTGATATAACACTTACAACTGTACCGTGCAATGATGTAACACTTGTGACTGCATCAGGGAATGAAGCAACATCTGTCGGTACACCTGGCAGTGTTATAACACTCGTGACTGTACCATACACTGTTGTAACACTTGTAGCTGCACCAGGGAATGAGataacacctgtggctgttccagggagTGATGTTACACCAGTGGCTGTTCCAgacagtgatgttacacctgtggctgttccaggcagtgatgttacacctgtggctgttccaggcagtgatgttacacctgtggctgttccaggcagtgatataACACTTACAACTGTACCGTGCAATGATGTAACACTTGTGACTGCACCAGGGAATGAAGCAACATCTGTCGGTACACCTGGCAGTGTTATAACACTCGTGACTGTACCATACACTGTTGTAACACTTGTAGCTGCACCAGGGAATGAGATAACACCTGTGgttgttccaggcagtgatgttacacctgtggctgttccaggcagtgatgttacacctgtggctgttccaggcagtgatataACACTTACAACTGTACCGTGCAATGATGTAACACTTGTGACTGCACCAGGGAATGAAGCAACATCTGTCGGTACACCTGGCAGTGTTATAACACTCGTGACTGTACCGTACAATGTTGTAACACTTGTATCAGCACCAGGGAATGAGataacacctgtggctgttccaggcagtgatgttacacctgtggctgttccaggcagtgatgttacacctgtggctgttccaggcagtgatgttacacctgtggctgttccaggcagtgacgttacacctgtggctgttccaggcaaaGCTGTTACACTTGttgctgttccaggcagtgacgTTACACCTGTGAAGGTACCAGGCAGTGATATAACACTTACAACTGTACCGTGCAATGATGTAACACTTGTGACTGCATCAGGGAATGACGGAACATCTGTCGGTACACCTGGCAGTGTTATAACACTCGTGACTGTACCATACACTGTTGTAACACTTGTGGCTGCACCAGGGAATGAGataacacctgtggctgttccaggcagtgatgttacacctgtggctgttccaggca gcagtgatgttacacttgtggctgttccaggcagtgatgttacacctgtggcagTTCCAGCCAaagatgttacacctgtggctgttccaggcagtgatgttacacctgtggctgttccaggca gcagtgatgttacacctgtggctgttccaggcagtgatgttacacctgtggctgttccagacAGTGATGTTACACTTGttgctgttccaggcagtgatgttacacctgtggctgttccaggcagtgatgttacacttgtggctgttccaggga gcagtgatgttacacctgtggctgttccaggcagtgatgttacacctgtggctgttccaggcagtgacgTTACACCTGTGAAGGTACCAGGCAGTGATATAACACTTACGACTGTACCGTGCAATGATGTAACACTTGTGACTGCATCAGGGAATGAAGCAACATCTGTCGGTACACCTGGCAGTGTTATAACACTCGTGACTGTACCATACACTGTTGTAACACTTGTGGCTGCACCAGGGAATGAGATAGCACCTGTGgttgttccaggcagtgatgttatacctgtggctgttccaggcagtgatgttacacctgtggctgttccaggca gcagtgatgttacacctgtggctgttccaggcagtgatgttacacctgtggctgttccagacAGTGATGTTACACTTGTGGCTGTTCccggcagtgatgttacacctgtggctgttccaggcagtgatgttacacctgtggctgttccaggca gcagtgatgttacacctgtggctgttccaggcagtgatgttacacctgtggctgttccaggcattGGTGTTatacctgtggctgttccaggcagtgatgttacacctgtggctgttccaggcagtgatgttacacctgtggctgttccaggcagtgatgttacacctgtggttgttccaggcagtgatgttatacctgtggctgttccaggcagtgacgTTACACCTGTGAAGGTACCAGGCAGTGATATAACACTTACAACTGTACCATGCAATGATGTAACACTTGTGACTGCATCAGGGAATGAAGCAACATCTGTCGGTACACCTGGCAGTGTTATAACACTCGTGACTGTACCATACACTGTTGTAACACTTGTAGCAGCACCAGGGAATGAGataacacctgtggctgttccaggcagtgatgttacacctgtggctgttccaggcagtgatgttacacctgtggctgttccaggcagtgatataACACTTACGACTGTACCGTGCAATGATGTAACACTTGTGACTGCACCAGGGAATGAAGCAACACCTGTCGGTACACCAGGAAGTGTTATAACACTCGTGACTGTACCATACACTGTTGTAACACTTGTAGCTGCACCAGGGAATGATataacacctgtggctgttccaggcagtgatgttacacctgtggctgttccagggaaaagtgttacacctgtggctgttccagggagTGACGTTACACCTGTGAAGGTACCAGGCAGTGATATAACACTTACAACTGTACCGTGCAATGATGTAACACTTGTGACTGCATCAGGGAATGAAGCAACATCTGTCGGTACACCTGGCAGTGTTATAACACTCGTGACTGTACCATACACTGTTGTAACACTTGTAGCAGCACCAGGGAATGAGATAACACCAGTGgttgttccaggcagtgatgttacacctgaggctgttccaggcagtgatgttacacctgtggctgttccaggcagtgatattacacctgtggctgttccaggcagtgatattACACCTGTGGTTGTTCCAGGCAAAGATGTTACACCTGTGgttgttccaggcagtgatgttacacctgtggctgttccaggcaatGATGTTatacctgtggctgttccaggcagtgatgttacacctgtggctgttccaggcagtgatgttatacctgtggctgttccaggcagtgatgttacacctgtggctgttccaggcagtgatgttatacctgtggctgttccaggcagtgatataACACTTACGACTGTACCGTGCAATGATGTAACACTTGTGACTGCACCAGGGAATGAAGCAACATCTGTCGGTACACCTGGCAGTGTTATAACACTCGTGACTGTACCATACACTGTTGTAACACTTGTGGCTGCACCAGGGAATGAGataacacctgtggctgttccaggcagtgatgttacacctgtggctgttccaggcagtgatataACACTTACAACTGTACCGTGCAATGATGTAACACTTGTGACTGCACCAGGGAATGAAGCAACACCTGTCGGTACACCAGGAAGTGTTATAACACTCGTGACTGTACCATACACTGTTGTAACACTTGTAGCTGCACCAGGGAATGATataacacctgtggctgttccaggcagtgatgttacacctgtggctgttccagggaaaagtgttacacctgtggctgttccagggagTGACGTTACACCTGTGAAGGTACCAGGCAGTGATATAACACTTACAACTGTACCGTGCAATGATGTAACACTTGTGACTGCATCAGGGAATGAAGCAACATCTGTCGGTACACCTGGCAGTGTTATAACACTCGTGACTGTACCATACACTGTTGTAACACTTGTAGCAGCACCAGGGAATGAGataacacctgtggctgttccaggcagtgatgttacacctgtggctgttccaggcagtgatataACACTTACAACTGTACCGTGCAATGATGTAACACTTGTGACTGCACCAGGGAATGAAGCTACACCTGTCGGTACACCAGGAAGTGTTATAACACTCGTGACTGTACCATACACTGTTGTAACACTTGTAGCAGCACCAGGGAATGAGataacacctgtggctgttccaggcagtgatgttacacctgtggctgttccaggcagtgatataACACTTACGACTGTACCGTGCAATGATGTAACACTTGTGACTGCACCAGGGAATGAAGCAACATCTGTCGGTACACCTGGCAGTGTTATAACACTCGTGACTGTACCATACACTGTTGTAACACTTGTGGCTGCACCAGGGAATGAGataacacctgtggctgttccaggcagtgatgttacacctgtggctgttccaggcagtgatataACACTTACAACTGTTCCGTGCAATGATGTAACACTTGTGACTGCATCAGGGAATGAAGCAATACCTGTCGGTACACCAGGAAGTGTTATAACACTCGTGACTGTACCATACACTGTTGTAACACTTGTAGCTGCACCAGGGAATGAGATAaaacctgtggctgttccagacagtgatgttacacctgtggctgttccaggcagtgatgttacacctgtggctgttccaggcagtgatgttacacctgtggctgttccaggcagtgacgTTACACCTGTGAAGGTACCAGGCAGTGATATAACACTTACAACTGTATCGTGCAATGATGTAACACTTGTGACTGCACCAGGGAATGACGGAACATCTGTCGGTACACCTGGCAGTGTTATAACACTCGTGACTGTACCATACACTGTTGTAACACTTGTAGCAGCACCAGGGAATGAGAcaacacctgtggctgttccagggagtgatgttacacctgtggctgttccaggcagtgatgttacacctgtggctgttccaggcagtgatataACACTTACGACTGTACCGTGCAATGATGTAACACTTGTGACTGCACCAGGGAATGAAGCAACATCTGTCGGTACACCTGGCAGTGTTATAACACTCGTGACTGTACCATACACTGTTGTAACACTTGTGGCTGCACCAGGGAATGAGataacacctgtggctgttccagtcagtgatgttacacctgtggctgttccagggaaAAATGTTACACCTGTGAAGGTACCAGGCAGTGATATAACACTTACAACTGTACCGTGCAATGATGTAACACTTGTGACTGCACCAGGGAACGAAGGAACATCTGTCGGTACACCTGGCAGTGTTATAACACTCGTGACTGTACCATACACTGTTGTAACACTTGTGGCTGCACCAGGGAATGAGataacacctgtggctgttccagggagtgatgttacacctgtggctgttccaggcagtgatgttacacctgtggctgttccagacagtgatgttacacctgtggctgttccagacAAAGATGTTATACCTGTGAAGGTACCAGGCAGTGATATAACACTTACGACTGTACCGTGCAATGATGTAACACTTGTGACTGCACCAGGGAATGAAGCAACATCTGTCGGTACACCTGGCAGTGTTATAACACTCGTGACTGTACCATACACTGTTGTAACACTTGTGGCTGCACCAGGGAATGAGataacacctgtggctgttccaggcagtgatgttacacctgtggctgttccagggaaaa gcagtgatgttacacctgtggctgttccaggcagtgacgttacacctgtggctgttccaggcagtgatataACACTTACGACTGTACCGTGCAATGATGTAACACTTGTGACTGCACCAGGGAATGAAGCAACACCTGTCGGTACACCAGGAAGTGTTATAACACTCGTGACTGTACCATACACTGTTGTAACACTTGTGGCTGCACCAGGGAATGAGATAaaacctgtggctgttccagacagtgatgttacacctgtggctgttccaggcagtgatgttacacctgtggctgttccaggctgtgatgttacacctgtggctgttccaggcagtgacgTTACACCTATGAAGGTACCAGGCAGTGATATAACACTTACAACTGTACCGTGCAATGATGTAACACTTGTGACTGCACCAGGGAATGAAGCAACATCTGTCGGTACACCTGGCAGTGTTATAACACTCGTGACTGTACCATACACTGTTGTAACACTTGTAGCAGCACCAGGGAATGAGAcaacacctgtggctgttccagggagtgatgttacacctgtggctgttccaggcagtgatgttacacctgtggctgttccaggcagtgatataACACTTACGACTGTACCGTGCAATGATGTAACACTTGTGACTGCACCAGGGAATGAAGCAACATCTGTCGGTACACCTGGCAGTGTTATAACACTCGTGACTGTACCATACACTGTTGTAACACTTGTGGCTGCACCAGGGAATGAGataacacctgtggctgttccagtcagtgatgttacacctgtggctgttccaggggAAAATGTTACACCTGTGAAGGTACCAGGCAGTGATATAACACTTACAACTGTACCGTGCAATGATGTAACACTTGTGACTGCACCAGGGAACGAAGGAACATCTGTCGGTACACCTGGCAGTGTTATAACACTCGTGACTGTACCATACACTGTTGTAACACTTGTAGCAGCACCAGGAAATGAGAcaacacctgtggctgttccaggcagtgatgttatacctgtggctgttccaggcagtgatgttacacctgtggctgttccagggaaAAATGTTACACCTGTGAAGGTACCAGGCAGTGATATAACACTTACGACTGTACCGTGCAACGATGTAACACTTGTGACTGCACCAGGGAATGAAGCAACATCTGTCGGTACACCTGGCAGTGTTATAACACTCGTGACTGTACCATACACTGTTGTAACACTTGTAGCTGCACCAGGGAATGAGAcaacacctgtggctgttccaggcagtgatgttacacctgtgaaGGTACCAGGCAGTGATATAACACTTACAACTGTACCGTGCAATGATGTAACACTTGTGACTGCACCAGGGAATGACGGAACATCTGTCGGTACACCTGGCAGTGTTATAACACTCGTGACTGTACCATACACTGTTGTAACACTTGTAGCTGCACCAGGAAATGAGataacacctgtggctgttccaggcagtgatgttacacctgtggctgttccggGGAAAAGTGTTATACCTGTGGCtattccaggcagtgatgttacacttGTGGTTGTTCCAGGctgtgatgttacacctgtgaaGGTACCAGGCAGTGATATAACACTTACAACTGTACCGTGCAATGATGTAACACTTGTGACTGCACCAGGGAATGACGGAACATCTGTCGGTACACCTGGCAGTGTTATAACACTC CTGCACCAGGAAATGAGataa